A window of Pongo pygmaeus isolate AG05252 chromosome Y, NHGRI_mPonPyg2-v2.0_pri, whole genome shotgun sequence genomic DNA:
ATCTATTGTGTATGATGATACCCAAAATGAAGGATTTTAGAGGTCCCAGCAAACTGGGCTGTGGAAACCTTAACCCCTTTCCTTGAACTACTTCTGCTTCCATAGGACAAAGTAAGTTTCCAACTAAGCTGTCTTTTGCTTTGACCTCCCCAACTCTGTCCTGTAGGAAGAATCCCaacacattccacacccattcactCCACAATTTTAGAGGCCCAGCTCCAACACAGACGGGTCagttccatgaagaaaataaagcatattgatTGATCAATTCAATATGACACCCAAATCCAGGGGAtaaacgtacacacacacacagaaacaaacacacacacacacagtcaaacaTTCTTGAGAATATTTATTTGGCATTCCATACAATCCAAGTTTACCCCCTTTTcctgtctgatttttttgtgACTGGGTCGGTTTTTCCTTTACTTCCTGGGCATAAGACCATGCTGAGTACTGACATCCTGCATACGGTAGTAACTTTTTAGGAGTTCTGCTGTTTTAAGTAAGGTCCGATGCTCCCTCACAGTCAACTCAACATCTGGGAGTCCCCTAGAGAAACACAAACGCATGTCAAAACGCATTTCTCTCAGCCatactttgaaatgttttaattgcaGGGCCCGCTGAGAAAAGGATATCCCTTCCCCATTTGTGATCTCTTAAACTTCCTCCTACCATGGGTTACAAACTGTTCTCCGCAATACCTGCCCCATTCCCAGTACTCTCTGTGAGGGGAGTCAGCTAACAAGATGCATTGTACACTAAAAGCACACAGAAATCTGATGCGGCAATAGCTCAAGGAAATCCATCAATCTAAACAATCCTTTGCGGTCTAGGACAGGGATGACCAGGAGGCACATTCAGGGAGCCCAATCTCATGGAGTAGGTAGGATGACTGCCGCTGGGGTTGACGGCCATGGAATCAAGGGCTACAGATTGAAGTGAATGATTTTCAGCTTCACTTCTCAGTGATTCTGGAAATGGACTATGCTCCCCTGGGCTTAAGACTCACAGCTATAACCTGCCTTGCAGTGCAGTCTCTAATCTGCCTTTTTCAGCCCAATGCCATGAATGTCCTGGATTCTGTCACTCTCTCTCGTCCTCTCAAGGAATTTCTACATATAGGAAAGCAGCCTCAATTTCTACATTTCTGAAACGAGCGTCCAGGCTCCCTGAATAGGCAGGTGTGTCAACCCCCTCATAGTGGGCATCAAACAGCTCCAGTTCCAACTGAACGGCTCACCTGAAATCTCTGTTCCCTCTTCAGGTGGCTTCATCCTCTTGTAGTACGGCAGGGGATTGCGCCACAGGTCCTTACATAGGATCTGTCAGGGGAATCAATCGGCAAACGCCTCATCAGGGCTCAGACTGGTGACCCAAACAGGTGGGAACACACCAGGGTCATTGCTGATGTTTCCCAGTGAGGACCCACCTCAGCAATCCTATTAGATCCTGCGAAGTTGTGGTCAGAAAACCAGTTGAAGAAGTTAAGGCTGCTGTTGTGGTGTCTGCGGCGACAGGCCTCAACTTCATAATCTGGATACcactgaattggagtggaatgagaagccCTGtattctacagagacagaaagttttGTGGGAAGGGGACTGGATCACGTTGgcaatgatccacccaccatctTCCTTCCACTACCCATCCTGGGAGCCACCTGTCACCTGTGATGTTCACCAGATATTCCTTGGTAATCACTTTATTCTGGAAGTAGGGGTTACTCCGAAAGAACAACATGATCCTGCAGAGATGAACGGGATGCTTCACTTCTTCCACCTGTCAGGACAAGGTGGAGAAAGTTTAAATACCTTTTTGGGTGAGGTGCCAACTGTTGCTCACAGGAACCAATTATTTCCCTTACCCTCCCCCACTAAACCCTCTAGCCTCAGTCTTGCTGTCCTCACCTCTAAGTTGATCATGTAGCTCAGCATGTCTTCATCTTGGTCAGTGATCAGGGCTGACATCTGGGGGTGGTTTGCAATCTGATTTAGGTCAAAGAGGCTTTACATGCGGTGGAAGGAGAAGCTAGGAGCAACAGGGAAGAAGGCCTAAGAGCACCCAGAGGCTGGGGTAGGGGATTTCTCAGATCTGCTTCCACGTATATGACCTCCTTTCGCCTCCCCCTACCCCTAAAATAAGGCCCCTTGGCTTCACAGAGGGTGTATAATTCTGAGGCTGACTGCACTGACATGCGGAGGTGCGATTTGCAGAGACTTGCTGGTGTCTGAGGAGTGGCAGAATCTGCTTATAGCCGAAGACGCCCAGTCCCAGATCGGACTAGAAAGGGGGAGCAATCACACTGCCTTAAAAATAGCTTGATGCACACAAAAACCTATTCTGGTCTGAACTCGCTTCTGTTCTTCAAAAACATGCCCCAAACGTCTGCTGCTCGGCATCACCAAGGGTTTCTCTGCCGCACGCAGGAAAATAGTACCCACGCCTGCTGCAGTTTTCCCTAGCCACATTTGTCCGGGGCAACTCACCTTTGTTCCCCAAAGGTGGCGTCACATCGATGCCAAGCTGCCCATAAGTTACTTACACTTCCCCGAGAGCACCTCTCCAccagaaaggcagaagaaacactGAGAAGGATACAACATTGGCCCAGAAGCCAGGGACGCTCTGGATGACCGCGCCTCTGCAGTCTAGGTGGGCCTTGCGCCTCCGCTCCATCTTTTCCCTCTGCCGAGAAAAGGCCTTCCTGGCTTGGGCATTAACCGGCCCCAGCTCCACCTGAACGGCCAGCAGCTCCTCCAGTGCAGACTCTGGGGTCAtgggcccagggccaggctgtgcccgCTGGGCCTCCTCCTGCGGCTCCACGAGGCCCTCCTCCTgggccaccacctccacctccgccaTTATGTCATCCAACACCAGCACCGCCTCCTCCCCCAAAGCCACCTGCTCACTCTCCACCCCGGCCGCCCCCTCCTGTACAGCCTCCATCCTGAAGACGGTGCCCTCCTCCGCACTCCCACTGAGCAAGGCCTATGCTGCCCGAACCGAGCCACACGAACCCGGCCGCAGCCTTTATTGCACCCAGTGGGTCAGCGGGCCCTCAGTGCGCATGCGCGGGGCTCCCGGGCGCCCCCTAATGGACTGCGCGGGAAGAGCGCGGGGAGCCGCGCTGCGACCGCCTTCCTCCCATGCTGGCCAATGAATGGGAGGGCGGTGGGCGTCTCCCTGGGCGGCACAGCCACTGGTGGGCCTGCATCTCCAACTCCCCCTAACGCCAACTCCTCTCCCCAAACCTCCTCCGAGAAGCCCTTGGAGCTTGTGCCCGGTAGCTCGGCATCCTGGGACAGACGGGCTGCGTGGCATTTGGAATTGTGGGCACGGCAGCCCTGTGTCCTGACATCCTGAGTGTGGCAAGCCATGAAAATCTCTATGTGTCATGAACACATGAAACATCTCTCTTCGTTAGGCAGGCCAGCTGGATGGTACGGAAGCAATACTGCAGATCCAGAGAACTCTCTCTGGTTGCTGGGGCCAGGTTGACAGGGGCGGCCTAGGGGAAGTGAGTCGGGCCGGGCACGTGGGAGGAAAGTCGCCTCCTTGTGCTAAGGTGAAATTGATCTGTTGTAGAGGCCAGAACCCCGGCACACACTATCGCAGGTCGAGGCAAATACAGGCTCTGCGTACCATGCTTCCTCCCTGAGGATGCTGCAGTCCAAGGAGCATTCCAAAGGGCCTCTTGTCCTATGCCCTGGGCACACCAGAGGCCGGCCGCCAGGGTTGGCCATTGATGACTTGCGCGCACGGTGTTTTGCAATGCCTTGCCGACCCAGAGGCTCCCGCACCCGCTGCAGTGGCTGCGGTGCCTGCTGGTGGTGCTCTGcaggcccagggcctgggcctcTGGCTCCTGAGCTCCTGTGCACAGTTGAGCCTGCGGGGGAGCCGAGCCCTGTGGCCATTGCAGGATCTGCGGGTCCAGCGGAGCTCCTCAGGAAACCTGGGTCCACGTGGGTGTGGGACTAGGTTCTCAGCAGGGCGATGCCCGTGGGTTTTTAGGGAGGGTGTCTGTGGGGGATCGGTCCCCAAGAGCCTAGGGGTGCGGAGGTTGGGCTGGGCTGCGCAGGCCGGGATCTGTGGGAGCACACAGGACGGCACCGTGTTCAGGCTGGAGGCTCTGCTGTTGAGGACGGCCGGAGTACAGAGCAAGGAGGCGGCCTTGGAAGAGGAGGCGGTGCTGATGGTGGAAGACATAatggctgaggtggaggtggtggttgagGAGGAGACCGACGTGATGTGGCAGAAGGAGGGCCAGcgggcacagcctggccctggacCAAGAACACCTGTGCCGTCAATGGACTCGCTGGAGGTCCTTCACTTGGAGCTGGGCTCCGTGAGTGCCCCAGGCCACAGGGCATCTCCGCCTTTTGGGCCAGAGCCATATCCTTGCAGCTTGCTTGTAGCAGCCCTGGGAACACGTGGTAGGCAAGGGGAGCCAAGCACAGCACTCACAAGGGAGAATCGCGGCGCCAAGGTCCCTTCCCGCGCAGCAGAAAGTCGAAGGGCACGTTTCCCTGGGAACGTCCCTGGAGGACGGGCAGTCTCTTTGCCATTGCCAGCCATTCAACCACCCCATGCTCTCGGTGCCCGTTTCCAACAGGCTCAGCCCAGAAACACAAGGTGCTTAAGACGGGTTCGCGGTGCATGGGGCTGCCGACCACCTCAAGGCAGGCACCAGCTCCCCAGATAGGCTTTCTTCCCCCTGCCGGCGCCGAACCCAAAGGGGTGTAGGCCTTGAGTCTATATAACCTCCTTTGCACCCACGCAATTCCCATGGGGAGCGCCAGGCACAACTCTGCCGCCGTTTCTTACTACAGGACTTCCCTCAAGTGGGCAGGCCCACCCCTCAGGGAGACTAGGATGAGAAGACAGCACACACCCGGACATCAGCAGAGCAGGTCCGGCACTCAGCACACAAAGGCCTCCTGCAGCTCATGAACCCGGAGAAGCAGCCGCCTCACACCACCCCGTGCCACCCCGCCCCTCCGCTCCTCAGCTGCAACCACCTGCccacttcttcttcctctccgcTCTTGTCAGCCCAGGCCGTCTTGGCCGGGGTCCACCCACTCCACAAACCACCATAGCTGTGCCGTTGCCTCCTCGCCAGACAGAGACACAGGACCAACAACGGACGGTGACAGGCCAAATGTCTGGGAGATAGCCCTGCTCCACAGTCTCTGTGCTCTTGCAAAACTGCAGGGCGTCACGAGACTTGCCCACCCAATCATCTGGAGGCTTCCTGACCAGAGGTAGGTTGTTTGGCACACGAGATGTCGGCCTGGGCCGGAAACCATGATGAAGTCCTGCTTTGCTACATGATGGATTTGTAGGTCAGGCTGGGGAGCCTGGGTCGGtgggaggggtccagtttctgagtCAGTCTGTGGTCCCCCTGGGGACCAGGGTTGTCTCAGTGGGAGAACTGGAAAGTGGAAACTCGTGGTTCACTACAGCCCAGCTAGATAAGATGGTCGTATTGaatccattctctttctccttgatcAGGCAGGTGGAGGACCTCAGCGATCCCGGTTACCGGCGGCGGGATGAAGATTTCATGTCGTCACAATCTCTATTTCGACAGTGAAGTCATCATTAAGGAGTACTGTGTTGGCATCCTCGGTAAGGAATGCCTCCCAGCATGGTAGGGCAGCTGGTGTGTGGGAGGTGAGGTCTGGCATGAaccttcctgactcctctccctgCAGGGTACAGAGtgtctcattccactgcagtccagtggtTCTGGGATCATGAAGGTCAAGCCTCCAGCTGCAGGCAGTACACCTCCTACCTGACCTTATCATATTGGAAGACACAACGGCTGAGCTTATCATATGACAGACATCatggctgaggtggaggtggaggttgtttgGCTGAATAAGACTGCCCGGGTTTTGGCAGGTTTGCTGAGGTGGGGTTCGCCGTGGGGCACCCTGGGAAAGGACTTCGCTGGTCATTCCTTGGTCTCCGGGGAACTGGCTTTAAGCTGTGACCTGAACTCCCCTGGACCTGCTTCTGCAGTCCCCTAGATCATCAGCCAGGGCCTATGGCTCAATGCTTTGCAGTTCTATCCCATGGAGGGAAGGACAGCATTAGAGACAGAACAGAGAGGAGGCCAGGCGAGCAACCAAGGATTGGCAACTCAGAGGCCTTTGAGTCCTGGATCTGTGCCCCTCATGGAGAACCCAAGGATCAtggaggagactgcagtgagcaatcCCAGGCAATCCATGGGTTGGGGGAGAAAGGCCCATCAGGAAATTATAACACCCACATGTCAGGATTGGGGAACGTTAAGCCACTAGGATGCATATGTGGCTAAAGTCAGTGGGTGAGAAGCAGGGCTTAAGGGATAGCTGTCTCATCATCACTTGCCAGCTCCATGCCCTGCCCTAAGATCTGCTACCACCTGGGGCTCATTTTGAGCTCAACCagggccctctccctctccacgcAGATGTCCACCTGAGGCCCACCTAGGTCTATGCCGTTTTAGAATGTTTCTCCCGGGACtgtcttgttctgtttccatgaccCTGGGCTGCCCTGACATGTGTTATCGTCTCTGACATCCTCCCTCCCAGTGCCCTGCCTTCCCATACAAGATAGTCCACCTCACAGGGAATCTGGAGGACCACACTGGGATCCAGTGTGcggaaatgttctattttcttcatggacAGGTATTTTGGAGCTTCCTCAGGAGCTGGGAATGTGAAGAGATCGCAAAATGGTTGGGGACATTCAGTGTGTGTCCAGGGAGGGAACCTGGCTGGCAAATAAGGGCCACCTGAGTAATGGTATGGAAATCCAGTGTCAGTTATCTCCTTAAAGACCTGCTTTGTTACATCACCtactattaatataaaagttaatttcttacaataatgaaaaaacaaatttcagtatgaagaaatataatttattgataaTTGTATGGAAGAACTCCTGACTGATCCATTTTCCATTGTAGTTCTTATGCGAGACTTGAGGTGTTTAGCAAGTTTTAACATACAGACAAAAGACTGGGAGAATATGTTCACTAATCCttggcagaattaaaaaaaaaataagatatcagTATAGACAGATTTTCAACGAAGCTagatttgttatttgattttcatcttaatgttacattatttctatttgtagttctaaaatactctttcttctttgaaatgacAGATGTATATGGTGGGATGTGTCAAGTGCCCTTGGTccgattaaatgaaacaatcatTGTTCGTTTGGAAACTGGAGTAGGGCTCACGTGTCAAGCTAGACTACAAAGTAGGCAGCATGCGGTTTGAGGAACAAGATCTTCTAGTGCCCgagctctttcttcctctatgtactctatatccttattttgctttgcagtttACAATGTCATGTTGTTCCCTACTCCCTTCTTTCCCAAATAGAAaccaactttgaaaaacaatcagCTTTCAGACATTTATCCAACTCACAGGCAAAGTGAGAGTGAACTGTAGGTGCTAGAAACCGCAATCCActgctgtcaattttattttctcatgtacgttaatctctccctctctaccaCCTCAGTATACATATACAGCTGTGATCTAAATTCTTAGAttgcttttataaattagaatttttcccGTTGTTTACTCCCCTGACACCTACCCCTTCATTACTTTTCTCCACTAAGCACGCTGTACCCACTTCCCTCATTTCTTCCCACTGGCTTTTCAGTTCAGTTCAATTGGGTTTTGGTCTCATTCCACTGGAACTACTTTTATCAAGGACAGCATTCCCATCTGTACTATTAAAACCACTGGTTACTTTACCATTTTCCTCTTACTCAAATTCTCAGCTTTATTCTGCACATTAGCAACTCTCTGTTCTTCAAACACAGAGCTAGGCCAAAATTCTCCTATTTTAGAGGGTTGGcagctgtttttttccctctttatcaATGGCTGCTCTTTCAGATATATCACATAAGACTTCCCTGGAGAAAGCTTCACTTAGTGCCCAATGTACAGTAGTTCTGTCTGTTATACCAACCGTCACTACTATCTGTTACTCTCTTTCCGCGTCCCAAAATTTCCTTCACAACATTTACGACTGcttgtgtcttttatttattatctgtctctccctctaTGTAAAGCTTCATGAAGTTGGGGACCATTAACCCCATATTCATTGCTGTACCTCCagaacccagcacagtgcttttTGCATAGTAATAAACATGCatgcaatatttattattcaatgaGTAATACACCTTAATAATCTTGAATAATgataaagattaataataatcTAGAATCTTAATAAAGTTGCATTGAATAAtttgatggatagatgaatggcaaGAATCCCACAATATTTTTTACTAGCCTCAATTTGAAAACTCATGCCAAGACTTGTGGACTTTATCTTTACAATGATTCTTGCACCTGTCTCTTTCTTCCAGTCCTTGCTTCAACTTTCTTTACCCAGGCCACCATCATATGTTagtttaagcatttaataaaactcagaactcaccttctgtcttctcttgctGATCTTCAACCCATCCTATATATTGCAGTTAGTCTTATAACCTTTGTGAAACTCTGATATTATTTTCctatgaaaaaacaacaacagcaacaaaaacttgCCTTTGTGTAGACAGTTTGTTCTAAACTTTCTATCCTGGCATTTATGGGCCTTGAAGACCTGGCTGTAACTGATACAAGCTCTAAATGATCATAATGTCCCACGTATTTGTCTagctcttttttgtgtgtacttcTCTTTTGAAAGATTTATGACTCAAAGTTGTGTTATTACAACATTTAATAGAATGAGAACATGATGAGGGCAGAAACATGGTATGTTTTCCAATCTCAATATTTACAGCACTCTATGcatatttactgaaaaatcaTTGTGTGCCCCAATTCTTGACGCTCTATGTTCAGTAtcaaatagaatatagaatataaaaatgatcaaTTGCAAACCCTATATAGTGTTCGCGTGTAACTAAAAATACCGAATTCTGTACATTTTGTTTAAGGCAATGGATATGACTTATTATCTGTGCTACTCTTAAATATTGTTGTGCAACTGGTGCCTGCAGTTTCCTGAGCCAAAAGACGAAAAGTTTCGTCCTTAGAAATTTTTCGACTAAAAACTcctccaaataataagaaaacacttagcaaaaaaaaaaaaaaaaaaaaaaggtattgctGCATGTGGTCTTTTCCCCAGAAAGATATGCAAGATATGAAGGGAACAATAGGATCAGGAAGTGTACTCAGAAGATGAAACTGTATAATGTGAA
This region includes:
- the LOC129025949 gene encoding testis-specific Y-encoded protein 3-like — its product is MEAVQEGAAGVESEQVALGEEAVLVLDDIMAEVEVVAQEEGLVEPQEEAQRAQPGPGPMTPESALEELLAVQVELGPVNAQARKAFSRQREKMERRRKAHLDCRGAVIQSVPGFWANVIANHPQMSALITDQDEDMLSYMINLEVEEVKHPVHLCRIMLFFRSNPYFQNKVITKEYLVNITEYRASHSTPIQWYPDYEVEACRRRHHNSSLNFFNWFSDHNFAGSNRIAEILCKDLWRNPLPYYKRMKPPEEGTEISGDSQMLS